A region from the Fundidesulfovibrio putealis DSM 16056 genome encodes:
- a CDS encoding glycosyltransferase family 2 protein, translating into MTPAATIPLTPALADSRLDRAGIEKPLVSVIVTSFNYAPYVLDCLRSVARQAYPHWECIVVDDCSTDDSPALIQAFVDSPEAGGRFAFARHEANGGQMEGFKTGLAQAKGVFAVLLDADDVLLEDFLEVHLHTHLGRLPVAFTSSNQYQIDGLGRIVSGEHLDHHSKGAYRYVRKTTFQRGFWIWATASSMMFRVETLRLILENQPRSFRICADYYIAHFANLIGYSLLIPTIHGCYRRHGENNFGSNPVLGAINSVGCMTKHPPHAEFRQAIIDHMLGNKARFKPILGRKDFVTMLFRVGTWEEIREAARKHPDVLPGPEWKLRLRYWLFRLSRLKLNRTPWPQRLEAVDPS; encoded by the coding sequence ATGACCCCTGCCGCCACCATACCGCTCACGCCCGCCCTGGCCGATTCGCGCCTGGACCGGGCTGGAATAGAAAAGCCCCTGGTGTCCGTCATCGTCACCAGCTTCAACTACGCCCCCTACGTGCTGGACTGCCTGCGCTCGGTGGCCCGCCAGGCCTACCCCCACTGGGAGTGCATCGTGGTGGATGACTGCTCCACGGACGACAGCCCCGCCCTCATCCAGGCCTTCGTGGACTCGCCCGAAGCCGGTGGGCGCTTCGCCTTTGCGCGCCACGAGGCCAACGGCGGCCAGATGGAGGGGTTCAAGACCGGGCTGGCCCAGGCCAAGGGCGTGTTCGCGGTGCTTCTGGACGCCGACGACGTGCTGCTGGAGGACTTCCTGGAGGTGCACCTGCACACCCACCTGGGCAGGTTGCCCGTGGCCTTCACCAGCTCCAACCAGTACCAGATAGACGGCCTGGGGCGCATCGTGTCAGGCGAGCACCTGGACCACCACTCCAAGGGCGCCTACCGATACGTTCGCAAGACCACCTTCCAGCGCGGCTTCTGGATCTGGGCCACGGCCAGCTCCATGATGTTCCGGGTGGAGACCCTGCGGCTCATCCTGGAGAACCAGCCGCGCTCGTTCCGCATCTGCGCGGACTACTACATCGCGCACTTCGCCAACCTGATCGGCTATTCGCTGCTCATCCCCACCATCCACGGTTGCTACCGCCGCCACGGGGAGAACAATTTCGGCTCCAACCCGGTGCTGGGGGCCATCAACTCCGTGGGCTGCATGACCAAGCACCCCCCGCACGCCGAGTTCCGCCAGGCCATCATCGACCACATGCTGGGCAACAAGGCGCGCTTCAAGCCCATCCTTGGACGAAAGGACTTCGTGACCATGCTCTTCCGGGTGGGAACCTGGGAGGAGATACGCGAGGCGGCCCGCAAGCACCCCGACGTGCTGCCCGGACCGGAATGGAAGCTGCGGCTGCGCTACTGGCTTTTCAGGCTCTCGCGCCTGAAGCTGAACAGGACCCCCTGGCCGCAGAGGCTGGAGGCGGTCGATCCGTCCTGA
- a CDS encoding pyridoxamine 5'-phosphate oxidase family protein, with translation MRKSDREIKDFKLVEALLRRAEYVHLAMWDGASPYVVPVSFGYENRALYFHSSHKGKKADCLRACDRVSFDAVVSYSLVRQTKACDYTAHFKSVVGTGRAVVVEDPAEKQRGLDLIMGHLGGPTGKYDEKVLAVTCVVRVDIEEMTGKSNPPWQGDEPVFVVDSVGGSETIIAPGD, from the coding sequence GTGCGTAAGTCCGACCGCGAGATAAAGGATTTCAAACTGGTGGAGGCCCTGTTGCGACGGGCCGAGTACGTGCATCTGGCCATGTGGGACGGCGCGTCGCCGTACGTGGTGCCGGTGAGCTTCGGGTACGAGAACCGCGCGCTGTATTTCCACAGCTCCCACAAGGGGAAAAAGGCCGACTGCCTGCGCGCCTGCGACCGGGTGAGCTTCGACGCGGTGGTGTCCTACTCGCTGGTGCGCCAGACCAAGGCCTGCGACTACACCGCGCACTTCAAGTCCGTGGTGGGCACGGGGCGCGCCGTGGTCGTGGAGGACCCGGCGGAGAAGCAGCGCGGACTGGACCTCATCATGGGACACCTGGGCGGCCCCACCGGCAAATACGACGAGAAGGTCCTGGCGGTCACCTGCGTGGTGCGCGTGGACATCGAGGAGATGACTGGGAAGTCGAACCCCCCCTGGCAGGGCGACGAGCCGGTTTTCGTGGTGGACAGCGTGGGTGGTAGCGAAACCATCATCGCGCCGGGCGATTAG